The Candidatus Cloacimonadota bacterium genome contains the following window.
TTGAACAACATGAGTTATGGTTATCTCAAGAATAGCTCAGGTAATGTGATTACCCCTTCATTCACAGCTACCAGTGCAGCTGCTAATATTCAACTGCCCGACGATACCAGAATCTTATTTACCGATACTCCTGCTTCCGATGGTTATCCGGCAGCCGGTTTTGCCTGGATGCTCTGTTATGAGAATATGGAGAAAAACAGAGCGATCAGCACCAAACAAGAAGCAGAAGAACTGATTAGATTTATTATCTGGGCGATTACAGACGGTCAGAAACTTTCCGAGCAACTCGGTTATGCTCAACTACCATCTGCTGCTGTAGAAAAGAATAAGGCAATGATTCGTCAGATGAAATGGAATGGTGAAGTCATTGGACAGAAGATACTCGATAATAAATAGAAATATTTTTTCATAAGGTATATCTCTAATAAATTAGGATACCGGCTTTCTGGTATGGAGAGTCGGTATTCT
Protein-coding sequences here:
- a CDS encoding substrate-binding domain-containing protein codes for the protein NWPTGIGANGNEGVAGVVVNTPGAIGYNSFAYALLNNMSYGYLKNSSGNVITPSFTATSAAANIQLPDDTRILFTDTPASDGYPAAGFAWMLCYENMEKNRAISTKQEAEELIRFIIWAITDGQKLSEQLGYAQLPSAAVEKNKAMIRQMKWNGEVIGQKILDNK